One region of Choristoneura fumiferana chromosome 3, NRCan_CFum_1, whole genome shotgun sequence genomic DNA includes:
- the LOC141426411 gene encoding uncharacterized protein, producing the protein MERTLKKTVSLRQMKLLLEFLEKNRNLALGRLRSKEGRALSKKLWAECADILNVENVGSSFRTGREWAKFYTDYKARLNNKVRAMKNNETTAATGAEIELTTLETRLCNILGYNIKDLLTAKANPLSTTREMKKESSRSLRPKKARRRKSSTTSDSSINSAKETLERIEESRIEVDKLKAEGLFKIAESIAQMSEAQNRIAASMENLGAGVWQLIQRFSCQEGKPWEEKVQEHNNIVCSENEDNKHSYFQAST; encoded by the exons ATGGAGAGAActctaaaaaaaactgtgtcgCTGCGTCAAATGAAATTGTTATTAGAGTTTTTAGAAAAGAATAGAAATCTGGCGCTCGGTCGTCTGAGGTCCAAAGAAGGGCGCGCGTTGTCGAAAAAGTTGTGGGCGGAATGCGCAGACATCCTGAATGTTGAAAATGTCGGCTCCTCGTTTAGGACAGGAAGAGAATGGGCGAAG TTCTACACCGACTATAAAGCTCGTCTCAACAACAAGGTTCGAGCAATGAAAAACAATGAAACCACAGCAGCAACGGGTGCTGAAATAGAGCTAACAACACTGGAGACCAGATTGTGCAATATCCTCGGCTACAACATCAAGGATTTACTGACTGCCAAAGCTAATCCATTGAGTACAACGAGGGAGATGAAAAAAGAAAGTTCTAGGTCCCTGCGGCCCAAGAAAGCTCGCAGGCGAAAAAGCAGta CTACATCAGATAGTTCAATAAACTCTGCCAAAGAAACACTTGAGCGCATTGAAGAGTCTAGAATAGAAGTAGACAAGCTGAAGGCAGAGGGTTTATTCAAGATAGCAGAGTCCATAGCGCAGATGTCAGAAGCCCAGAACAGGATAGCGGCCAGCATGGAGAACCTCGGAGCTGGTGTGTGGCAGCTGATACAAAGATTTAGCTGCCAGGAGGGGAAGCCATGGG agGAAAAGGTccaagaacataataatattgtctgCAGTGAAAATGAAGATaataaacattcttattttcAAG cTTCAACATAA